In Bartonella bovis 91-4, the following proteins share a genomic window:
- the rimO gene encoding 30S ribosomal protein S12 methylthiotransferase RimO: MAAPRISFVSLGCPKALVDSERIITSLRSEGYEISHKHQGADLVIVNTCGFLDSARTESLTNIEKAIKENGKVIVTGCLGAEPDVIRQAHPSVLAITGPQAYENVIQAVHTVVPPVHDPFVDLVPPQGIRLTPRHYAYLKISEGCSNRCSFCIIPALRGNLVSRPIGDILREAEKLVQAGVKELLIISQDTSAYGIDIKYAESSWKDRTIKAKFLDLCRELGDMGVWVRMHYVYPYPHVDEVIELMAAGKILPYLDIPFQHASPTILRNMKRPAHMEKTNRRIEKWRKICPDLTLRSTFIVGFPGETNEDFEMLLEWLEETKIERAGCFKYEAVKGAAANDLELESIAEEVKENRWHRFMAKQQQISARLLKKKIGKRLQILIDESQGKVAKGRSKYDAPEIDGVIHVSSRQPLRTGEFVTVKIEQSDAYDLYGIAV, translated from the coding sequence ATGGCAGCACCTCGCATTAGTTTTGTTTCTCTCGGTTGCCCAAAAGCGCTTGTAGATTCTGAGCGTATTATTACAAGTCTTCGTTCTGAAGGTTATGAAATTTCACATAAGCACCAAGGAGCCGATCTTGTTATTGTTAACACCTGTGGCTTTCTTGATTCTGCGCGAACTGAATCGCTAACTAATATTGAAAAAGCTATCAAAGAAAACGGAAAAGTTATTGTAACTGGATGCCTTGGTGCGGAACCTGATGTCATTCGTCAAGCACATCCCAGTGTATTAGCTATTACTGGACCACAAGCATATGAAAACGTCATACAAGCAGTTCATACAGTCGTTCCTCCAGTCCATGACCCCTTCGTTGATTTAGTTCCTCCGCAAGGTATCCGCCTTACACCTCGCCATTATGCTTATTTAAAAATTTCTGAGGGGTGTTCTAATCGATGTAGTTTTTGTATTATTCCTGCTCTGCGCGGTAATTTGGTCTCGCGCCCCATAGGCGATATTCTTCGTGAAGCAGAAAAGCTTGTACAAGCAGGTGTAAAAGAACTTTTAATTATTTCACAAGACACCAGTGCTTATGGTATTGATATTAAATATGCTGAAAGTTCCTGGAAAGACCGCACAATAAAAGCTAAATTTTTGGATCTTTGTCGCGAACTAGGAGACATGGGTGTTTGGGTGCGAATGCATTATGTTTATCCTTACCCTCATGTTGATGAAGTTATTGAACTTATGGCAGCAGGAAAAATTCTCCCTTATCTAGATATTCCTTTTCAGCATGCATCACCAACTATTTTACGTAATATGAAACGCCCTGCTCATATGGAAAAAACAAATCGTAGAATTGAAAAATGGCGAAAAATTTGTCCAGATCTCACTTTGCGATCAACATTCATTGTCGGTTTTCCAGGAGAAACCAATGAAGATTTTGAGATGCTTCTTGAATGGTTGGAAGAAACAAAAATTGAGCGTGCTGGTTGCTTTAAATATGAAGCAGTAAAAGGCGCTGCTGCAAATGATCTTGAATTAGAAAGTATTGCGGAAGAAGTGAAAGAAAACCGTTGGCATCGCTTTATGGCAAAACAACAACAAATTTCTGCTCGTCTCTTAAAGAAAAAGATTGGAAAAAGACTTCAAATCCTTATTGATGAAAGTCAAGGTAAAGTGGCTAAAGGCCGTAGTAAATATGATGCTCCAGAGATAGATGGTGTTATTCATGTATCATCACGCCAACCACTTCGTACCGGTGAATTTGTCACCGTTAAAATCGAACAATCTGATGCTTACGATCTTTACGGTATTGCAGTTTAA
- the lexA gene encoding transcriptional repressor LexA, protein MLTCKQYELLLFIHNHMKEIGVPPSFDEMRNALELASKSSIHRLVTALEERGFIRRLPNRARAVEVIRLPNKITFDLSSARKIFPSMVEKNKRKTFQDFDNFDDSETKNKKNVTIPIMGRIAAGVPISAIQQQTNTLSLPPDMIGLGEYYALEVKGDSMVEAGIIDRDTIIVKRQSTATQGEIIVALIDKQEATLKRYRRKGVSIALEAANPHYETRIYRPERVHIQGKLVGLIRYY, encoded by the coding sequence ATGCTGACATGTAAACAATATGAGCTACTTTTATTCATTCACAATCATATGAAAGAAATTGGTGTTCCCCCTTCGTTTGATGAGATGAGAAATGCGTTAGAACTTGCTTCAAAATCCAGCATTCATAGACTTGTCACAGCTTTGGAAGAGCGCGGTTTTATACGTCGTTTACCAAATCGTGCTCGTGCAGTGGAAGTTATCCGGCTTCCTAATAAAATAACATTCGATCTTTCTTCTGCACGTAAAATTTTTCCAAGTATGGTAGAAAAAAACAAAAGAAAAACATTTCAAGATTTTGATAATTTTGATGATTCTGAAACAAAAAACAAAAAAAATGTTACTATCCCTATAATGGGGCGTATTGCTGCTGGCGTACCTATTTCAGCAATACAGCAACAAACAAATACACTATCTCTTCCACCAGATATGATTGGTTTAGGTGAATATTATGCTTTGGAAGTTAAAGGTGATTCTATGGTTGAAGCAGGTATTATTGACAGAGATACTATAATTGTTAAACGCCAAAGTACAGCAACACAAGGTGAAATTATTGTTGCATTAATTGATAAACAAGAAGCAACTTTAAAACGTTACCGACGTAAAGGGGTTTCGATTGCATTAGAGGCTGCAAACCCTCATTATGAAACGCGCATATATAGGCCTGAACGTGTTCATATACAAGGTAAACTTGTTGGACTTATTCGCTATTATTAA
- a CDS encoding septal ring lytic transglycosylase RlpA family protein, whose protein sequence is MLLNSKRELPSVVKVIFQFVFIVGVGLLTACANQTTQFAEKSSNNKTPKVKAAKAVTVPEKVLNTQNKSKNKGGRAVVGKPYQIKGKWYYPEDDPTYKRVGQASWYGSDFHGRLTANGEIYDMNLLTAAHPTMPLPSYARVTNLENGSSIIVRVNDRGPYIKDRIIDLSKQAATILGYVDKGVTNVKVEYVSKAPVNDYDSTYLMASYTSGDYNSSMMLALANTPEDKKDTVFFAFYTNSQKQPVKTMMNPKQPIGSFLIKLPDIGPVLTDKPASLNQVAFANKLNKGNPG, encoded by the coding sequence ATGCTTTTAAATAGTAAAAGAGAGTTACCCTCCGTTGTTAAAGTGATATTTCAATTTGTGTTTATAGTTGGTGTTGGGCTATTAACGGCTTGTGCAAACCAAACAACACAATTTGCAGAAAAAAGCTCTAATAATAAGACACCTAAGGTAAAAGCGGCAAAAGCTGTTACTGTACCTGAAAAGGTTTTAAATACACAGAATAAATCAAAAAATAAAGGTGGTAGAGCCGTTGTTGGTAAACCTTATCAAATAAAAGGAAAGTGGTATTATCCGGAAGACGATCCAACTTATAAACGTGTTGGTCAAGCTTCATGGTATGGCTCAGATTTTCATGGGCGTTTAACTGCAAATGGTGAGATCTATGATATGAATCTCTTGACTGCTGCTCATCCTACAATGCCTTTGCCCAGTTATGCTCGCGTTACAAACCTAGAAAATGGCTCTTCTATTATTGTTAGGGTAAATGATCGTGGTCCTTATATAAAAGATAGAATTATTGATTTATCAAAACAAGCTGCAACAATTCTTGGTTATGTCGATAAAGGGGTGACGAATGTTAAAGTAGAGTACGTCAGTAAAGCGCCTGTAAATGATTATGATAGCACTTATTTAATGGCCTCTTATACGTCTGGAGATTATAATTCATCTATGATGTTAGCGTTGGCGAATACTCCAGAAGATAAGAAAGATACTGTATTTTTTGCATTTTATACAAATTCCCAAAAACAGCCGGTGAAGACTATGATGAATCCAAAACAACCAATTGGGAGCTTTTTGATAAAATTACCAGATATTGGTCCTGTTTTGACAGATAAACCTGCATCACTTAATCAAGTAGCTTTTGCTAATAAACTCAATAAAGGAAATCCAGGATAA
- the tmk gene encoding dTMP kinase: MSGYFITFEGGEGAGKTTQISLLAQYLRSKNYDVVITREPGGTAGAEAMRYILLSGNTEQYGAFTEAILFTAARVDHVTEIILPSLQAGKIVLCDRFIDSMRVYQGLNNKVNSHLLSILERIGLGKVMPNLTFLLDIPATFGMERTDLRRKETGKIDYFEKDQLNIQEQRRQTFLRLARNESHRFRVIDATCAVGTIASQIKDICHQLILGHVP; the protein is encoded by the coding sequence GTGTCAGGTTATTTTATTACATTTGAAGGAGGAGAAGGAGCAGGCAAAACGACTCAAATTTCTTTGCTTGCACAGTATCTTCGTAGTAAAAACTATGATGTTGTTATAACTCGGGAACCTGGTGGAACAGCAGGTGCTGAAGCAATGCGCTATATTTTACTATCAGGTAATACAGAACAATATGGAGCATTCACTGAAGCAATTTTATTTACAGCAGCACGTGTTGATCATGTTACTGAAATTATTTTGCCTTCTTTGCAGGCAGGAAAAATTGTTTTATGTGACCGTTTTATTGATTCTATGCGTGTTTATCAAGGGCTTAATAATAAGGTAAATTCCCATCTTCTTTCCATTTTAGAGCGTATAGGTCTAGGTAAGGTTATGCCCAATTTGACATTTTTATTGGATATACCAGCAACGTTTGGTATGGAGCGCACAGATTTACGAAGGAAAGAAACTGGAAAGATCGATTATTTCGAAAAAGATCAATTAAATATTCAAGAGCAAAGACGACAAACTTTTCTTCGATTGGCTAGAAATGAATCTCATAGATTTCGTGTAATTGACGCAACTTGTGCAGTAGGAACGATAGCGTCACAAATAAAGGATATCTGTCATCAGTTAATATTGGGTCATGTGCCATGA
- a CDS encoding DNA polymerase III subunit delta' produces the protein MNDINFLRQYDDIEGILSPSQNNIIIGHKEVRHFLAQICKEGRIPHALLFEGERGIGKATLAFHFAWNILSNQESGFLQPEHDSTVWHQIMQGSHPGLIHVSRHFDLKIQKFKTSISIDDIRDVTYFLNQTSQDGGWRIIIIDSADDMSRSAANAILKILEEPPAKALFIIITHCSGKLLPTIRSRCQQISLRPLCGDEIKQVISHILSDQVFTDKKSMEMVIQKSKGNPRKALLLTCYGGLEIIQTIDSFLEQSVCNLALVHNLAQTFSSSDSDVKFQQFCDEILDKIQKRAIILAEKGTLSLSKKCAQTWQEIYQEIAELQSFNLDKKQFVINLLFRVHKIVHEYQLFP, from the coding sequence ATGAATGATATCAACTTTTTGCGTCAATATGACGATATCGAGGGGATTTTATCACCATCACAAAATAACATCATCATTGGTCATAAAGAAGTTCGTCATTTTTTGGCGCAGATATGTAAAGAAGGGCGTATACCTCATGCATTATTATTTGAAGGAGAAAGGGGGATTGGTAAAGCAACGTTAGCATTTCACTTTGCTTGGAATATTTTAAGTAATCAAGAAAGTGGTTTTTTACAACCAGAACATGATTCAACTGTATGGCATCAGATAATGCAAGGCAGTCATCCTGGTCTTATACATGTTTCTCGCCATTTTGATTTAAAAATACAAAAATTCAAAACAAGTATATCAATTGATGATATTCGCGATGTCACATATTTTTTAAATCAAACATCGCAAGATGGTGGATGGCGTATTATCATTATTGATTCTGCAGATGATATGAGTAGAAGTGCTGCCAATGCAATTCTCAAAATACTTGAAGAACCTCCAGCAAAAGCTTTATTTATTATTATTACACATTGTTCAGGAAAATTACTTCCGACAATTCGCTCACGCTGTCAACAAATCTCTTTGCGACCATTATGTGGTGATGAAATAAAACAAGTCATTTCACATATTCTTTCTGACCAGGTGTTTACCGATAAAAAATCTATGGAAATGGTTATTCAGAAATCCAAAGGAAATCCTCGAAAAGCGCTTTTACTTACGTGTTATGGTGGGCTTGAAATTATTCAAACCATTGATAGTTTTTTAGAACAATCCGTTTGTAATTTGGCTCTTGTACACAATCTTGCTCAGACATTTTCATCATCGGATTCGGATGTCAAATTTCAACAATTTTGCGATGAAATTCTTGATAAAATTCAAAAAAGAGCTATTATCTTAGCTGAAAAGGGAACTCTCTCTCTTTCGAAAAAATGTGCGCAAACATGGCAAGAGATTTATCAGGAAATAGCGGAACTGCAATCATTTAATCTTGATAAAAAGCAATTTGTTATCAATCTGCTTTTTAGAGTTCATAAGATCGTTCACGAATATCAGCTTTTTCCGTGA
- the metG gene encoding methionine--tRNA ligase: MRDTYYITTPIFYPNGAPHIGHAYNAIASDALARFQRLDGKDVFFLSGTDEHGLKMQQAAEALNIAPQQLADRNSAIFKKMLTVLNCSNDDFIRTTEERHYRTCQAIWKKMEANGDIYLDRYAGWYSVRQESYYEEKDTQIGEDGVRREKELGSPVEWNEEESYFFRLSRYEKALLEHYEQCPDFIGPNERRNEIISFIKSGLKDISISRTNFNWGIGVPNNSKHVMYVWVDALTNYLTAIDFFNETSDKRHFWSASTHIIGKDIIRFHTIYWPAFLMSAGIELPKRVFAHGFLLNRGAKMSKSVGNVVDPFEIVDRYGLDQVRYFFLREVPFGQDGSYNHESFVNRINADLVNDLGNLAQRSLSMIQKNCDMKIPTPTMFLTQDKQLLEQSLQIIEVARQAMSCQAPHLALSAIFSVVANANRYFANEEPWSLCKSNPKRFFTVLYVTLEVLRRIGIMLLPFIPQSATKLLDSLAIAKEDRLLRHINDSKIKEGVSLPLPVPIFPRYVFKKVDVNDVD; the protein is encoded by the coding sequence ATGCGTGACACATATTATATAACAACTCCAATTTTTTATCCTAATGGTGCTCCGCATATTGGGCATGCTTATAATGCAATTGCAAGTGACGCATTAGCTCGCTTTCAACGATTAGATGGCAAAGACGTTTTCTTTCTATCTGGCACGGATGAGCATGGCCTCAAAATGCAACAAGCGGCAGAAGCATTAAATATAGCACCTCAACAACTTGCAGATCGCAACAGTGCTATTTTTAAAAAAATGCTTACAGTGCTAAATTGCTCTAATGACGATTTTATTCGCACAACAGAAGAAAGACACTATCGAACCTGTCAAGCAATTTGGAAAAAAATGGAAGCTAATGGAGATATTTACCTGGATCGATATGCCGGTTGGTATTCAGTTCGCCAAGAATCTTATTATGAAGAAAAAGATACCCAAATTGGGGAAGATGGAGTCCGTCGTGAAAAAGAGCTAGGCTCTCCAGTTGAGTGGAATGAAGAAGAAAGTTATTTTTTTAGGCTTTCTCGTTATGAAAAAGCTCTTCTTGAACATTATGAACAATGTCCTGATTTCATTGGTCCTAATGAACGGCGTAACGAGATTATAAGTTTTATCAAATCAGGGTTGAAAGATATTTCTATTTCGCGGACGAATTTTAATTGGGGAATTGGTGTTCCAAATAATTCAAAGCATGTAATGTATGTCTGGGTTGATGCACTTACAAATTATCTTACAGCAATTGATTTTTTCAATGAAACTTCAGACAAGCGTCATTTTTGGTCTGCAAGTACTCACATTATAGGTAAAGATATTATCCGTTTTCACACAATTTATTGGCCAGCATTTTTGATGTCAGCTGGAATTGAATTGCCTAAACGTGTTTTTGCACATGGTTTTTTACTAAATCGCGGAGCAAAAATGTCAAAATCCGTTGGAAATGTAGTTGATCCTTTTGAAATAGTCGATCGTTATGGCCTTGATCAAGTCCGTTATTTTTTTCTTCGTGAAGTACCATTCGGGCAAGATGGTAGTTATAATCACGAGAGTTTTGTGAATCGCATCAATGCAGATCTTGTTAATGATCTTGGCAATTTAGCGCAACGTTCTTTATCCATGATACAAAAAAATTGCGACATGAAAATTCCTACGCCAACTATGTTTTTGACTCAAGATAAACAACTTTTAGAACAATCTCTTCAGATAATTGAGGTTGCACGCCAAGCTATGTCATGCCAGGCACCGCACTTAGCACTTTCAGCTATTTTTTCAGTTGTGGCAAATGCTAATCGTTATTTTGCTAATGAAGAGCCCTGGAGTTTATGCAAAAGTAATCCAAAAAGGTTTTTTACAGTTCTTTATGTAACTTTAGAAGTTTTGCGACGGATAGGTATTATGCTTTTACCTTTTATTCCTCAATCAGCTACTAAACTTCTTGATAGTCTTGCAATTGCTAAAGAAGATCGCTTACTACGTCATATAAACGATTCGAAAATTAAAGAAGGTGTAAGTCTTCCACTACCAGTGCCAATTTTTCCCCGTTATGTCTTTAAGAAAGTTGATGTGAATGATGTTGATTGA
- a CDS encoding TatD family hydrolase codes for MLIDTHCHLDFEDFAQDLDGVIQRALSADVGRMITISTHVHKLDKLLAITQAYDQVFCSVGTHPNYVCEEQNIKAENLISLSKHPKIVAFGESGLDYYYNYTSPQEQKKSFQEHIIASRETQLPLVIHSRDADADMEQILREQMKEGEFPFIFHCYSSGLQLARAGIELGGYISFSGILTFKNALEIREIAKIVPHERLLIETDSPFLAPVPYRGQINEPSFVCHTAVVLAETIGLSIEEIAQITTQNAFRLFRKMK; via the coding sequence ATGTTGATTGATACGCACTGTCATCTTGACTTTGAAGATTTTGCACAAGATTTGGATGGTGTTATTCAACGGGCTTTGAGTGCTGATGTTGGACGTATGATAACAATTTCAACACATGTTCATAAGTTGGATAAACTTTTAGCAATCACACAAGCTTATGATCAGGTCTTTTGTTCTGTTGGTACTCACCCCAATTATGTGTGCGAAGAGCAGAATATTAAAGCTGAAAATCTTATTTCTTTATCGAAACATCCCAAAATTGTTGCATTTGGCGAGTCTGGGCTTGATTATTATTATAATTATACTTCACCACAAGAGCAAAAGAAGAGTTTTCAAGAGCATATCATTGCTTCTCGGGAAACACAGTTACCTCTTGTAATTCATTCACGTGATGCGGATGCTGATATGGAACAGATATTACGTGAACAGATGAAAGAAGGAGAATTTCCATTTATTTTTCATTGTTATTCATCTGGGCTACAGCTTGCTCGTGCTGGCATTGAACTTGGTGGCTATATATCTTTTTCGGGTATTCTCACTTTTAAAAATGCACTTGAGATCCGTGAAATAGCAAAAATTGTACCTCATGAACGTTTGTTAATCGAAACAGATTCACCATTTTTAGCACCTGTTCCTTACCGTGGACAAATAAATGAACCATCTTTTGTATGTCATACAGCGGTTGTTTTGGCTGAAACTATTGGCTTAAGTATCGAAGAAATTGCTCAGATAACAACACAAAATGCTTTTCGTTTATTTAGAAAAATGAAATAA
- a CDS encoding MBL fold metallo-hydrolase, giving the protein MFDCYRFTILGCGSSPGVPRPNGYWGACDPNNPKNKRYRTSLLVERIDKSGKKTTVVIDTGSDFRSQMIESHVNHLDAAVYTHSHADHVHGIDDLRSYALAQKSLIDIYADSFTLEYLNTAFGYCFQTPKGSRYPPILKAHLINENSKFTIQGQGGEITFNTHLQFHGAIYSLGFRIGNVAYCTDVNQFPEKAFQNLTNLDVLIIDSLQFKPHSSHFSVDQALHWIEYLKPKRAILTHMDNSLDYNDVLNYVPLNVEPAYQGLTFETKVL; this is encoded by the coding sequence ATGTTTGATTGTTACCGATTTACGATATTGGGTTGTGGTTCATCTCCTGGGGTACCGCGCCCCAATGGTTATTGGGGAGCTTGTGATCCGAACAATCCCAAAAATAAGCGCTATAGAACTTCTCTATTAGTTGAACGAATTGATAAGTCGGGAAAAAAAACAACAGTTGTTATTGATACAGGTTCAGATTTTCGATCACAAATGATTGAATCGCACGTTAATCATCTTGATGCTGCTGTTTATACACATTCTCACGCAGATCATGTCCATGGTATTGATGATTTACGTAGTTATGCACTTGCACAAAAATCTTTAATAGATATTTATGCAGATTCGTTTACGCTAGAATATCTTAACACGGCTTTTGGCTATTGTTTTCAAACACCAAAGGGCTCTCGTTATCCCCCCATTTTAAAGGCACACCTTATAAATGAAAACAGTAAATTTACAATTCAAGGACAGGGGGGAGAAATTACTTTTAATACACATTTACAATTTCATGGTGCTATTTATTCTTTGGGTTTTCGTATCGGCAATGTTGCTTATTGTACTGATGTAAATCAATTTCCCGAAAAAGCATTTCAAAATCTTACGAATCTAGATGTTTTAATTATTGATTCTCTTCAATTTAAACCTCATTCAAGTCATTTTTCGGTTGATCAAGCATTGCATTGGATAGAATATTTGAAGCCTAAACGGGCTATATTAACTCATATGGATAATTCGCTTGATTATAATGATGTTTTAAATTACGTCCCACTAAATGTTGAGCCTGCTTATCAAGGGCTTACTTTTGAAACAAAGGTACTTTAG
- a CDS encoding response regulator: protein MLKKVMIVEDNELNMKLFRDLVEVSGYETVETRNGLIALDLARSAMPSLIVMDIQLPEVSGIDVIKQLKKDEELKSIPIVAVTAFAMKGDEERIRASGCEEYMSKPISVPHFITMLKSFLD from the coding sequence ATGTTAAAAAAAGTTATGATCGTGGAAGATAATGAACTTAATATGAAATTATTCCGTGATCTTGTAGAGGTGAGTGGCTATGAGACCGTTGAAACACGTAATGGTCTTATTGCATTAGATTTAGCTCGCTCAGCGATGCCTTCTCTTATTGTTATGGATATTCAGTTACCTGAAGTTTCAGGAATTGATGTTATTAAACAGCTAAAAAAAGATGAAGAGCTTAAATCTATTCCTATTGTCGCTGTAACAGCTTTTGCCATGAAGGGGGATGAAGAGCGGATTCGCGCAAGTGGCTGTGAAGAATATATGTCAAAGCCTATTTCTGTTCCGCATTTTATTACAATGCTGAAGTCCTTTTTAGACTAA
- the rpsI gene encoding 30S ribosomal protein S9, with product MAEINSLSELGATISTVEVNNKTAPIHVQKLDSQKRAYATGKRKDAVARVWVKPGSGKITINNKEFDKYFARPVLRMILRQPIVITNRDTQFDIVATVAGGGLSGQAGAVRHGISKALTYYEPELRTILKKGGFLTRDSRVVERKKYGKAKARRSFQFSKR from the coding sequence ATGGCTGAAATTAACTCTCTTTCTGAACTTGGCGCAACAATATCCACTGTAGAAGTGAATAATAAAACTGCTCCTATTCACGTGCAGAAACTTGATTCACAAAAGCGTGCTTATGCAACAGGAAAACGTAAAGATGCTGTTGCCCGTGTATGGGTCAAGCCAGGTTCTGGAAAAATTACTATTAATAACAAAGAGTTCGATAAATATTTTGCCCGTCCTGTTCTTAGAATGATTCTTCGTCAGCCGATTGTTATAACTAACAGAGATACACAATTTGATATTGTCGCAACTGTTGCTGGTGGTGGTCTTTCCGGTCAAGCAGGTGCAGTACGTCATGGAATTTCTAAAGCTCTAACTTATTATGAGCCGGAACTTCGTACTATCTTAAAAAAAGGTGGTTTTCTTACACGAGACAGTCGCGTTGTTGAACGCAAAAAATATGGTAAAGCGAAAGCACGTCGCTCTTTCCAATTCTCAAAGCGTTAA
- the rplM gene encoding 50S ribosomal protein L13, which produces MATFSQKPTEVVKKWVIINAENLVLGRLATLVANRLRGKHKTTFTPHVDDGDNVIVINAEKIALTGRKYTDKKYYWHTGYIGGIKERTARQILEGRFPERIVEKAVERMIPRGPLGRRQMKNLRVYAGSQHPHAAQQPETLDVGALNRKNKRIA; this is translated from the coding sequence ATGGCAACTTTTTCACAAAAGCCAACTGAAGTGGTAAAGAAATGGGTTATTATTAACGCAGAAAACCTTGTTTTAGGTCGTCTTGCCACGCTCGTTGCCAATCGCTTACGTGGCAAACATAAAACTACTTTTACCCCCCATGTTGATGACGGTGATAATGTCATTGTTATCAATGCAGAGAAAATAGCTCTTACTGGCAGAAAATATACTGATAAGAAATATTATTGGCATACTGGCTATATCGGCGGCATTAAAGAACGTACAGCTCGTCAAATTCTTGAAGGTCGCTTTCCTGAACGAATTGTTGAAAAAGCGGTAGAGCGCATGATTCCCCGTGGTCCACTTGGTCGTCGTCAAATGAAAAATTTACGTGTTTATGCCGGTAGTCAACATCCACATGCAGCGCAACAGCCCGAAACTCTTGATGTCGGTGCTCTAAACCGCAAAAATAAAAGGATTGCTTAA